In Zonotrichia albicollis isolate bZonAlb1 chromosome 3, bZonAlb1.hap1, whole genome shotgun sequence, a single window of DNA contains:
- the LOC141728474 gene encoding uncharacterized protein LOC141728474, translating into MTAARAWQILCSLMVLPAVGEPLPLPRSLLRRLPRPAPPLAASPQSETPGERDPRPAAPPARSAAPSAAGPGQTTAGSRGWEGTGEVGERGGEERTTAREGRGERRRRRPRAGGRGRLETPAGPRERRRPGVRERRRAGGKREGGRKGRAAEEAAPTAALCPGGSLGLGGPGAGWRGWRDGPAAGEAAAGAAAPRDNRPPAAASSPAASGVCPERRGGMGSRRAASRRVNSSARSLSLPRSAPRCPHRTRAGPARSPCPVPEGARSPRARVRQAPRAAAPRCPGSRWPKPFSGILQECYFCTFR; encoded by the coding sequence CTCATGGTGCTGCCCGCGGTCGGAGAGCCGCTCCCGCTGCCTCGCTCCCTGCTGCGCCGCctcccccgccccgctccgccgctCGCCGCGTCCCCGCAGAGCGAGACCCCCGGAGAGCGAGACCCCCGCCCGGCAGCGCCGCCCGCCCGCTCCGCCGCTCCCTccgccgccgggccgggccagacCACCGCGGGGAGCCGGGGGTGGGAGGGGACGGGAGAGGTGGGGGAAAGGGGCGGGGAGGAGCGAACCACCGCGCGGGAAGGGCggggggaaaggaggaggaggagaccgagagcgggcgggcgggggcggctGGAGACACCGGCGGGGccgcgggagcggcggcggccgggggtgcgggagcggcggcgggcgggaggaaagagagagggagggaggaaggggcgGGCGGCGGAGGAGGCCGCGCCCACCGCCGCGCTGTGCCCGGGCGGCTCGCTGGGGCTCGGCGGCCCCGGCGCGGGGTGGCGGGGGTGGAGGGACGGGCCGGCCGCAGGTGAGGCGGCGGCAGGAGCGGCGGCTCCTCGGGACAACCGCCCGCCCGCGGCAGCGTCTTCCCCGGCGGCCTCGGGAGTGTGCCCGGAGCGGAGGGGCGGGATGGGCTCCCGGAGAGCCGCGTCCCGGCGTGTGAACAGCTCCGCCCGCTCGCTGAGCCTGCCCCGCTCGGCCCCGCGCTGCCCGCATCGGACTcgggccggcccggcccgcagTCCCTGCCCGGTGCCAGAGGGAGCACGGAGCCCCCGAGCCCGAGTTCGGCAGGCACCGCGGGCAGCGGCCCCTCGGTGCCCCGGGAGCCGGTGGCCCAAGCCTTTCTCAGGAATTCTGCAGGAATGTTATTTCTGCACGTTTCGGTAG